A stretch of Orientia tsutsugamushi DNA encodes these proteins:
- a CDS encoding sodium:solute symporter family transporter gives MPALNIDLILVGLFLIANLAIGLWYGKEVKSVRDYALGGQNFSTASLASTLIATFIGGSTFSLGLYEIYALGILAVLPIIGQILGLLCYPYILIPRMQEFFGKVSVADVMGDLYGKHIRIIGAACVIIRSATGIAMQIKVFSTIFNHFLGIDSVYATVISSMVVIIYSAFGGIRAVVFTDIFQSLAFGAFIPTLAILIWGMLGSWESIANTLTTNPIFDPKILLDYHNINTLQYYGIFFYCFLPDTNPAMFHRILISRNTVQASKAFKIMIPMHLLFCVFVGFIGLILLSSHQNIETNNLVPYIIDSYAYPGFKGLVVIGISAMIMSTADSYINSASVVFVNDLCKPLGLFQTNAKLEIIAVRIFSIFIGILGLCMALSQKNLIGILLFGASFYSPIIGIPVMFTILGFRTTTRVIVSGMIAGISTTFIWNKFFNAALPIGDLMPATIANFVVMMIMHYCLREPGGWVGPSDRRPLNVLKEKRKQQINSISSFFKSLYHSFSWDNICAYCNNETFRGKHYYIEYSVITAVSLMVMSLCGQVEHNVASAWLITKVSVILSGLVMTTALLYNNKWNADFRTKYLGLIWHITIFYTLVFSNTLLTMIGGSSPILLMCFISNLVVAGILLQWHTALFMILLGVPVGARVFNILASWRGYLADYNEVDNNLGMYVIWALALLGAILLFIRLRQNQFVDNTRSMLELKNDVDVLNLRLNTKSQKMEILLNTEKHILNNLSHEIKSPLSVVRTTINLLSKFLPKYYKDTEMILKEKERVLTMVTLANSGIERLVAYSNNLFDLSKFAQGQMIFDIELNNFQLMLKEIIAECNKVNVAEKHIISLNYVPQAETMFEFDHTRIKTVMLNLISNAIQYSQSGLILITVKPYRSGVEVSIEDEGVGIPENELEAIFVPFEESSRTKSKACGRGLGLTLAREIILAHHGEIWAENRPNNRGSKFTFRLPLRQPEGGFNKAVYSKSEVFGKIYKDRIAKLLKGFGYECNSINSLKELENHIRVNKSILIVDDDQNVLDAISLDIYAEQYTPEPVNNAFEAVKLIKENPLQYSLVLLDMVMPEKTGEQVVQEIYTVTKMYGIPIIIISGYSQTYETKNLLYSMGVVAFIEKPYTYNELRNVINHYLKQTIIPLPYSYLP, from the coding sequence ATGCCTGCATTGAATATAGACCTAATTTTAGTTGGATTATTCTTGATAGCTAATCTAGCTATCGGGTTATGGTATGGAAAAGAAGTAAAGTCTGTTAGAGATTATGCACTCGGCGGACAAAATTTTAGTACAGCATCACTTGCCTCAACTCTTATAGCTACCTTTATTGGTGGTAGTACTTTTAGCTTAGGATTATATGAGATATATGCACTTGGGATACTTGCAGTACTTCCTATTATTGGGCAAATACTAGGGTTACTTTGTTATCCTTATATCTTAATTCCAAGAATGCAGGAATTTTTTGGTAAGGTATCTGTAGCTGATGTAATGGGTGATCTATATGGTAAGCATATTAGAATCATAGGAGCTGCCTGTGTTATCATCAGGTCTGCAACAGGGATTGCTATGCAAATTAAAGTTTTTTCTACAATATTTAATCATTTTTTAGGAATAGATAGTGTATATGCAACCGTAATTAGCAGTATGGTAGTTATTATATATTCAGCATTTGGAGGCATTAGAGCTGTAGTATTTACTGATATTTTTCAGTCTTTAGCATTTGGAGCATTTATTCCAACTTTAGCAATACTGATTTGGGGAATGTTAGGTAGTTGGGAATCTATAGCAAATACTTTAACTACAAATCCTATATTTGATCCTAAAATATTGCTAGACTATCATAATATCAATACATTACAATATTATGGAATATTTTTTTATTGTTTTTTACCAGATACAAATCCAGCTATGTTTCATAGAATTTTAATTTCTCGTAATACAGTACAAGCATCTAAAGCTTTTAAAATTATGATCCCAATGCATTTGCTATTTTGCGTGTTTGTTGGATTTATAGGATTAATACTGCTATCATCACATCAAAACATAGAAACTAATAATTTAGTACCGTATATAATAGATAGCTATGCATATCCTGGATTTAAGGGATTAGTAGTAATTGGAATATCTGCAATGATTATGTCAACAGCAGACTCATATATTAATTCTGCCTCAGTTGTCTTTGTAAACGATTTGTGTAAACCCTTAGGATTATTTCAAACTAATGCAAAATTAGAGATTATAGCAGTTAGAATATTTTCCATATTTATTGGTATATTGGGATTATGTATGGCTCTTTCGCAAAAAAATTTGATAGGTATATTATTATTTGGAGCTAGTTTTTATAGCCCAATAATAGGAATACCAGTAATGTTTACAATTTTAGGATTTAGAACTACTACTAGAGTTATAGTATCAGGTATGATTGCTGGAATCTCAACTACATTTATTTGGAACAAATTTTTTAATGCAGCATTACCAATAGGTGATTTAATGCCAGCAACTATAGCAAATTTTGTTGTAATGATGATAATGCACTACTGTCTTAGGGAGCCAGGAGGGTGGGTTGGGCCTAGTGATCGCAGGCCACTAAATGTTCTTAAAGAAAAACGCAAGCAACAGATTAATTCTATTTCAAGCTTCTTTAAGTCTTTATATCATAGTTTTAGCTGGGATAATATTTGTGCTTACTGTAATAATGAAACATTTCGTGGGAAGCACTATTATATTGAGTACTCCGTTATTACAGCTGTATCGTTAATGGTTATGTCATTATGTGGACAAGTAGAGCATAATGTAGCTTCAGCTTGGTTGATTACAAAAGTGTCAGTTATACTTTCAGGGTTAGTGATGACTACAGCTTTGCTATATAATAATAAATGGAATGCAGATTTTCGAACTAAATATTTAGGGCTGATTTGGCATATTACGATATTTTATACTTTAGTATTTAGCAATACTCTATTAACTATGATTGGTGGTTCATCTCCAATATTACTAATGTGTTTTATATCTAACTTAGTTGTAGCAGGAATATTATTACAATGGCATACAGCTTTGTTTATGATATTGTTAGGTGTACCAGTTGGGGCAAGAGTATTTAACATATTAGCTAGTTGGCGAGGTTACTTAGCTGATTATAATGAAGTTGATAATAATTTAGGGATGTATGTCATATGGGCATTAGCATTATTGGGCGCTATACTATTGTTCATTAGATTAAGACAAAATCAATTTGTAGATAACACTAGATCTATGCTAGAGCTAAAAAATGATGTTGATGTTCTTAATCTGCGTTTAAATACTAAAAGCCAAAAAATGGAAATACTTCTTAATACTGAAAAACATATACTTAATAATTTAAGTCATGAAATAAAGTCACCATTATCAGTCGTCCGCACTACTATTAATTTACTAAGCAAATTTTTACCAAAATACTATAAGGACACTGAGATGATTCTCAAAGAAAAAGAAAGAGTATTAACTATGGTGACATTAGCAAATTCTGGTATCGAGAGATTAGTAGCATATAGCAATAATTTGTTTGATTTATCAAAATTTGCACAAGGGCAGATGATATTTGATATAGAGCTTAATAACTTTCAATTAATGCTAAAAGAAATAATTGCTGAGTGCAACAAAGTAAATGTAGCTGAAAAACATATAATTAGTTTAAACTATGTTCCTCAAGCTGAGACAATGTTTGAATTTGATCATACTAGAATTAAAACTGTGATGCTGAATCTTATTTCAAATGCGATTCAATATTCTCAGTCTGGTTTGATTCTAATTACAGTAAAGCCATATAGATCTGGAGTAGAAGTATCAATTGAAGATGAAGGAGTTGGAATACCAGAAAATGAGCTAGAAGCAATCTTTGTACCATTTGAGGAAAGTAGCAGAACTAAATCTAAGGCTTGTGGCCGTGGGTTAGGGTTAACACTTGCTAGAGAAATTATATTAGCACATCATGGTGAAATTTGGGCAGAAAATCGACCTAATAATAGAGGAAGCAAATTTACTTTTAGATTACCATTACGACAGCCAGAAGGCGGCTTCAATAAAGCTGTTTATAGTAAAAGTGAGGTTTTTGGTAAAATATATAAAGACAGAATAGCTAAATTATTAAAAGGATTTGGTTATGAATGCAACTCCATTAATTCTCTCAAGGAGCTTGAGAATCATATTAGAGTTAATAAAAGCATTTTAATAGTTGATGATGATCAAAATGTTTTGGATGCAATATCTTTAGATATATATGCTGAACAATATACTCCAGAACCAGTTAATAATGCTTTTGAAGCTGTTAAGTTGATTAAGGAAAATCCATTACAGTACTCTTTGGTATTACTTGATATGGTGATGCCTGAAAAAACCGGAGAGCAAGTTGTGCAGGAAATTTATACAGTAACAAAAATGTATGGTATTCCTATTATTATTATTTCAGGTTATAGCCAAACCTATGAAACTAAAAACCTGCTTTATTCTATGGGAGTAGTAGCCTTCATTGAAAAACCTTATACCTATAATGAGCTTCGTAATGTTATCAACCACTACCTTAAGCAAACAATTATTCCCCTTCCTTATTCTTATCTCCCTTAG
- a CDS encoding conjugal transfer protein TraB: protein MSPVIVVASGRVIDVVFKKGFDLREHKKKPHKLTYSQSTNNEKVNLHNKFDQSQRLEEHL, encoded by the coding sequence ATGAGCCCAGTCATTGTTGTTGCCTCAGGTAGAGTCATAGATGTTGTATTTAAAAAAGGTTTTGACTTACGTGAGCACAAGAAGAAGCCACATAAATTAACTTATTCACAATCAACTAACAATGAAAAAGTTAATTTGCATAATAAATTTGACCAATCACAAAGGTTAGAGGAGCATTTATAA
- the ppdK gene encoding pyruvate, phosphate dikinase: MKDNLQNLLGNKGVTLAQMFSQKLPIPHGFIISTKLYRYYLQNNDSLPSDFISDLKSSILDLEHQTGKNFGDYNNPLLVAVRSSAAVSMPGIMNTILNLGINDIIVEGLSTVTCNRIFALDTYMRFIQTYGQVVMGVSPAEFELALNQFKTLNNITSQEQLTSEHLHNLITIFKQIIHKETKQEFPQDVNIQLHQAIQAVLKSWMNHHAITYRKLNNISGNIGTAIIVQAMVFGNMGSDSATGVVFTRNPLTGDNKLYGEFLINAQGDNVVSGVSISHSISSDNKDQKCTLKYAMPKMYEELLQHCKQLEQHYCNIQDIEFTIEKQKLYILQTRSAKCTALATIKALVDMVASGLITKKEAIAKINPMSLNQLLHSYIDESENYKVITQGLPSTPGAVTGVIALSVAAAEKLSNQHHKVIFICSNISPEDIKAMHISSGILTSGGNTTSHAAILSRALGKPHICAAKDVIIDQQNGLIKIGDISLYQGSKITIDGNSGKVFVGDVRLLQPEFSKECQLFMEWADEIKTVEVKANADTSDDVKLALRLGATSIGLCRTEHMLLEDNKISLVQETIIADNDKCRLNALEKLFLLHKADFKELFAATMQIPINIRLLDAPLHEFLPTTFTTAYNRIIDNLNISQETFNARVNTLKEVNPMLGHRGCRIGISFPEIYEMQVRAIFEAAAEILLELKVMPKIEVTIPLISHKKELQLLKQIIYKIVEKVEQQKLLKYRCKFDYTIGTMIELPRAALQAYELAQEVDFFCFGTNDLTQTTYGISRDDSTSFINQYIENDIFAADPFATLDCEAVGELIQIAIERGRTAKKHLKIGICGEHAADLNSVEFFHKVKVDSISCSPYKIPIARLAAAQAALKNN; this comes from the coding sequence ATGAAAGATAATCTGCAAAATCTACTTGGTAACAAAGGTGTAACACTTGCTCAGATGTTTAGTCAAAAGCTACCTATACCGCATGGTTTTATTATATCAACTAAATTATATCGTTACTATCTGCAAAATAATGATTCTCTACCAAGTGATTTCATATCTGATTTAAAATCATCTATTCTAGATTTAGAACATCAAACTGGAAAAAATTTTGGTGATTATAATAATCCGCTATTAGTTGCAGTAAGGTCTAGTGCTGCAGTATCTATGCCTGGAATTATGAACACTATACTTAATCTAGGTATAAATGATATTATAGTTGAAGGGTTAAGTACTGTAACATGTAATAGAATTTTTGCATTAGATACTTACATGCGCTTTATTCAAACTTATGGACAAGTAGTTATGGGAGTATCACCTGCAGAATTTGAACTTGCTTTAAATCAGTTTAAAACATTAAATAATATTACTAGTCAAGAACAGCTAACTTCAGAACATTTACATAATCTAATTACAATTTTTAAGCAAATTATTCATAAAGAAACTAAACAAGAATTTCCACAAGATGTTAATATTCAATTACACCAAGCTATTCAAGCAGTATTAAAATCATGGATGAACCACCATGCTATTACATATAGAAAACTTAACAATATTTCAGGTAATATTGGAACTGCTATTATTGTACAGGCTATGGTTTTTGGTAATATGGGTAGTGATTCAGCAACAGGAGTAGTGTTTACTAGAAACCCCTTAACAGGTGATAATAAACTATATGGCGAATTTTTAATTAATGCTCAAGGAGATAACGTTGTATCTGGAGTTAGTATATCTCATTCCATATCAAGTGATAATAAGGATCAAAAATGCACCTTAAAGTATGCTATGCCTAAGATGTATGAAGAGTTATTACAGCATTGCAAACAATTGGAACAGCATTACTGTAATATTCAAGATATTGAATTTACTATAGAAAAGCAGAAATTATATATATTACAGACAAGATCTGCAAAATGCACAGCATTAGCAACTATTAAGGCACTAGTAGATATGGTTGCCTCTGGGTTAATAACCAAAAAAGAGGCGATAGCTAAAATCAATCCAATGTCACTCAATCAACTACTACACTCATATATTGATGAAAGTGAGAATTATAAAGTAATAACTCAAGGACTTCCATCTACACCAGGAGCTGTAACTGGAGTAATTGCATTATCAGTAGCTGCTGCTGAAAAATTATCTAATCAACATCATAAAGTGATTTTTATATGTTCAAATATTAGTCCTGAAGACATTAAAGCTATGCATATATCTTCTGGTATTTTAACTAGTGGTGGAAATACAACTTCTCATGCAGCAATTCTTAGCAGAGCATTAGGAAAGCCACATATTTGTGCTGCTAAAGATGTTATAATTGACCAACAGAACGGACTGATAAAAATAGGCGATATTAGTTTGTATCAAGGCAGTAAAATTACCATAGATGGTAACAGTGGTAAAGTATTTGTAGGAGACGTAAGATTACTACAGCCAGAGTTTTCTAAGGAATGTCAATTATTTATGGAGTGGGCTGATGAAATAAAAACAGTTGAGGTAAAGGCTAATGCAGATACTAGCGATGATGTAAAATTAGCACTGCGACTTGGGGCAACATCTATCGGTCTTTGCCGTACTGAGCATATGCTTCTTGAGGACAACAAAATTAGCTTAGTTCAGGAGACAATTATTGCTGATAATGATAAATGTAGATTGAATGCGCTTGAAAAATTGTTTTTGTTGCATAAAGCTGATTTTAAAGAGCTATTTGCTGCTACAATGCAAATCCCAATTAATATCAGGCTACTTGACGCACCATTACATGAATTTTTACCTACAACATTTACAACTGCATACAATAGAATCATAGATAATCTAAACATTTCTCAAGAAACGTTTAATGCAAGAGTTAACACGTTAAAGGAAGTCAATCCTATGTTGGGTCATAGAGGTTGTAGAATCGGTATAAGTTTTCCTGAAATTTATGAAATGCAGGTTCGAGCAATATTTGAAGCTGCAGCTGAAATATTACTTGAGTTAAAAGTTATGCCTAAAATTGAAGTTACTATACCATTAATTAGCCATAAAAAAGAGTTACAATTGTTAAAGCAAATAATTTATAAAATAGTAGAAAAAGTAGAACAGCAAAAATTACTTAAATATAGATGTAAGTTTGATTATACAATAGGAACTATGATTGAATTGCCTAGAGCCGCTCTTCAGGCATATGAACTGGCTCAGGAAGTGGATTTTTTCTGTTTTGGTACTAACGATTTAACGCAAACTACATATGGTATTTCAAGAGATGATTCTACATCTTTTATTAATCAATATATTGAAAATGATATTTTTGCAGCTGATCCTTTTGCAACTTTAGATTGCGAAGCTGTAGGTGAATTAATTCAAATAGCCATTGAACGTGGCAGAACTGCTAAAAAACATCTGAAAATAGGAATTTGTGGTGAACATGCTGCTGATTTAAATTCAGTAGAATTTTTTCATAAAGTTAAAGTAGATTCAATATCATGTTCGCCATATAAAATTCCAATTGCTAGATTAGCAGCAGCACAAGCAGCATTAAAAAATAATTAA
- a CDS encoding queuosine precursor transporter gives MHQKNILILTDQNKLYIALCVLFSVLVITNNMVYQKFVYLPFFGLRIFELSVGAILYPINFLITDIIAEFYGKNHARYCIRIAILMNILVAVIIKVFSLLNATSWSKIDNNLFNQMFSMYHIAFVGSLLASYTSQIVDINIYLGLKSLTKGKYLLVRNNISTAISLFIDTCIVVGFLCIFKILPIQIAFNLIFNSYTFKLLFTILSTPLFYIAVTILTRVQYKK, from the coding sequence ATGCATCAAAAGAATATATTAATATTAACTGATCAGAATAAATTATACATAGCATTATGTGTTCTATTTTCTGTATTAGTTATAACTAACAATATGGTTTATCAAAAATTTGTTTATTTGCCGTTTTTCGGGTTGCGTATTTTTGAACTTTCTGTAGGAGCTATATTGTATCCTATAAACTTTCTAATTACAGATATAATAGCTGAATTTTATGGAAAAAATCATGCAAGATACTGCATTAGGATTGCAATATTAATGAATATATTAGTTGCTGTGATCATTAAGGTTTTCAGTTTACTTAATGCAACTAGCTGGTCTAAAATTGATAATAATCTTTTTAATCAAATGTTTAGTATGTATCATATAGCTTTTGTTGGTTCGTTATTAGCTAGTTATACATCGCAAATTGTTGATATAAACATATATCTAGGATTGAAATCACTGACTAAGGGAAAATATTTATTAGTCAGAAATAATATCAGTACTGCAATTTCTTTGTTTATTGATACGTGTATTGTTGTAGGATTTTTATGTATATTTAAAATTCTACCTATTCAGATAGCATTTAATTTAATATTTAACAGCTATACTTTTAAATTATTATTTACTATATTAAGTACTCCACTATTTTACATAGCAGTAACTATACTAACCAGAGTTCAATATAAAAAATAG
- a CDS encoding F0F1 ATP synthase subunit A: MLANPLSQFLIKPIIPLEALGYNISITNSAVAMIFVSISAGLLLITAFVNSKLVPSRWQAFGEILYESNIKLVHSIIGPQGKKFFPLILTLFLFISLGNILGMVPHAFTFTSHIIVTFSLAMIVFTTTLVYGIYRHKLGFFSLFLPKNIPLWLAPIMVIIELCVFISKPISLSLRLTANMVAGHILLKIIAWSIVSLTWLFKPLPIALVVVLIGFELFISILQAYIFTILSCVYLRDVVNLH; this comes from the coding sequence ATGTTAGCTAATCCATTAAGCCAGTTTTTGATTAAACCTATTATACCTCTAGAAGCGCTAGGTTATAATATCAGCATTACTAACTCAGCAGTAGCTATGATATTTGTTAGCATATCTGCTGGTTTGTTGTTGATTACAGCATTTGTTAATAGTAAACTTGTTCCTTCAAGATGGCAAGCTTTTGGAGAAATATTATATGAGTCAAACATAAAACTAGTACATAGCATTATAGGTCCACAAGGGAAAAAATTTTTTCCTTTGATACTTACATTGTTTCTTTTTATTAGTCTTGGCAACATTCTTGGAATGGTACCACATGCCTTTACATTTACTAGCCATATAATAGTTACATTCAGTTTAGCAATGATAGTATTTACTACTACTTTAGTTTATGGCATCTATAGACACAAGTTAGGATTTTTTTCGTTATTTTTACCAAAAAATATACCTCTTTGGTTAGCACCGATAATGGTCATAATTGAATTATGTGTTTTCATTTCTAAACCAATTAGTTTGTCTCTACGACTAACTGCAAATATGGTAGCAGGACATATATTACTAAAAATTATTGCTTGGTCTATTGTTAGTTTAACTTGGCTTTTTAAGCCATTACCTATAGCTTTAGTTGTTGTACTCATTGGATTTGAATTGTTTATTTCTATCCTACAAGCATATATTTTTACAATTTTATCTTGTGTCTATTTAAGAGATGTAGTAAATTTACATTGA
- a CDS encoding F0F1 ATP synthase subunit C, with protein sequence MDPISFKYIAIAFMAFGMAGAALGVASIFNALMNSIARNPSAIEDLQKAALIGAGLAEAMGLFSFILAILLMFT encoded by the coding sequence ATGGACCCTATATCTTTTAAGTACATAGCTATAGCTTTCATGGCATTTGGCATGGCTGGAGCAGCATTAGGAGTTGCAAGCATATTTAATGCACTGATGAATTCTATAGCACGTAACCCTTCAGCTATTGAAGATTTACAGAAAGCTGCTTTAATTGGAGCTGGACTAGCTGAAGCTATGGGTTTGTTTTCATTTATTTTGGCAATATTATTAATGTTTACTTAA
- a CDS encoding ATP synthase subunit B translates to MPQLDYIFFPTQLFWLVITFTFLLLMVNFIIVPLAERIFSKRNDHISSYIKKAEQTNIQIQQINEEIRRIAHISELEAEEIINQAKKSTEEIYNQRLMKHSQKIDQKVTDCIAEIEKMTINFQNSYKEQVIKYSQDLIKKLTNHEANIDHLHKYYNKLNKNKTIN, encoded by the coding sequence ATGCCTCAATTAGATTATATCTTTTTTCCTACACAGCTATTTTGGTTAGTTATTACTTTTACTTTTTTATTATTAATGGTCAACTTTATAATTGTACCTTTGGCTGAAAGAATCTTTAGCAAAAGAAATGATCACATTTCTTCATACATCAAAAAAGCTGAGCAAACTAATATTCAAATACAACAAATTAATGAAGAAATTAGACGCATTGCTCATATATCTGAACTTGAAGCTGAAGAAATTATAAACCAGGCAAAGAAATCTACTGAAGAAATTTATAATCAAAGATTGATGAAACATTCTCAAAAAATTGATCAAAAAGTTACAGATTGTATTGCTGAAATTGAAAAAATGACAATAAATTTTCAAAATAGTTATAAAGAGCAAGTAATTAAATATTCACAAGATCTCATTAAAAAACTTACAAATCATGAAGCTAATATTGATCACTTGCATAAGTATTATAATAAATTAAATAAAAATAAAACAATTAATTAA
- a CDS encoding ATP synthase F0 subunit B, which translates to MLLCFILFIIICYRPFKNFLINTLDCKIKNIRSKIDQSISISNNAEEMLIEAKKKLIEAKHRKITTVTQAQKIANNITESRLNELEIRIKEYELQAHERIEYEKYKAKERIFSHFFDFSSNIALKYINNTLQNPTTNMITSMIDNKYKNQNANH; encoded by the coding sequence GTGCTACTTTGTTTTATTCTATTTATTATCATTTGCTATAGGCCTTTTAAGAACTTTTTAATAAATACTTTAGACTGTAAAATCAAAAATATAAGAAGCAAAATAGACCAATCAATCTCTATCAGTAATAATGCTGAAGAAATGCTTATTGAAGCTAAAAAAAAGTTAATAGAAGCAAAACATAGAAAAATAACTACAGTTACCCAAGCGCAAAAGATAGCTAATAACATTACTGAATCAAGACTAAACGAGTTAGAGATAAGAATCAAAGAATATGAATTGCAGGCTCATGAGAGAATTGAATACGAGAAATATAAAGCTAAAGAAAGAATATTTAGCCATTTTTTTGATTTTTCTAGTAATATTGCTTTAAAGTATATTAATAATACACTACAAAATCCTACAACAAATATGATAACAAGCATGATTGATAATAAGTATAAAAATCAAAATGCCAACCACTAA